One segment of Mycolicibacterium baixiangningiae DNA contains the following:
- the mce gene encoding methylmalonyl-CoA epimerase — protein MTAEQTDARPVLATALVTAIDHVGIAVPDLDEAIRWYHDHLGMIVLHEEVNEEQGIREAMLSVRGAPLGSTQIQLMSPIDDSSTIAKFLDKRGPGLQQFAYRVSDLDALCERLREQGVRLIYDEPRRGTSDSRINFIHPKDGGGVLIELVEPAAEQH, from the coding sequence ATGACTGCCGAGCAAACTGACGCCCGTCCAGTGCTGGCCACCGCCCTGGTGACCGCGATCGATCACGTCGGTATCGCGGTGCCGGATCTGGACGAAGCGATCAGGTGGTACCACGACCACCTCGGCATGATCGTGCTGCACGAAGAGGTCAACGAGGAGCAGGGTATCCGCGAAGCCATGCTGTCGGTGCGGGGCGCCCCCTTGGGCAGCACCCAGATCCAGTTGATGTCACCGATCGACGACTCCTCCACGATCGCCAAGTTCCTCGACAAGCGCGGTCCCGGCCTGCAGCAGTTCGCCTACCGCGTCAGCGACCTCGACGCGCTCTGTGAGCGGCTGCGCGAGCAGGGCGTCCGGCTGATCTACGACGAGCCCCGCCGCGGTACCTCGGACTCGCGCATCAACTTCATCCATCCCAAGGATGGCGGCGGCGTGTTGATCGAGCTCGTCGAGCCCGCGGCCGAGCAGCACTAG
- a CDS encoding SRPBCC family protein: protein MPVTDVQQDLDNLTLTITADFAAPVERIWQIYADPRQLEKIWGPPTYPATVVDHDLTVGGRVTYFMTGPDGDKHAGYWRITAVDEPRSLSFDDGFADEDFVPNSKLPVFKNVYTFTEHNGGTRAVYVSTFESAEALQQVLDMGVVEGTTSAINQIDDLLAS from the coding sequence ATGCCCGTGACCGACGTCCAACAGGACCTCGACAATCTGACCCTGACCATCACCGCCGACTTCGCCGCGCCGGTCGAGCGGATCTGGCAGATCTACGCCGACCCTCGTCAGTTGGAGAAGATCTGGGGGCCGCCGACCTATCCGGCCACCGTGGTCGATCACGACCTCACGGTCGGCGGGCGCGTCACCTACTTCATGACCGGCCCGGACGGTGACAAGCACGCCGGCTACTGGCGCATCACTGCCGTCGACGAGCCGAGGAGTCTCTCGTTCGACGACGGTTTCGCCGACGAGGACTTCGTCCCGAATTCGAAGTTGCCGGTATTCAAGAACGTCTACACCTTCACCGAGCACAACGGCGGCACCCGTGCGGTCTACGTGAGCACCTTCGAGTCAGCCGAGGCCCTGCAGCAGGTGCTGGACATGGGCGTGGTCGAAGGTACGACGTCGGCGATCAACCAGATCGACGACCTGCTCGCCTCCTAG
- a CDS encoding DUF3817 domain-containing protein, whose protein sequence is MAAMSGAFDLRTPVGWLRLVGLLEAVSWVGLLLGMYFKYLGSPRTEVGVKVFGPVHGGVFVAFLVAAVVAGLALRWGIGTWLLALLASIVPLGTVIFLIWAERSDRMSGVVTVSATGRPGRPATETT, encoded by the coding sequence ATGGCGGCCATGTCTGGCGCTTTCGATCTGCGAACCCCCGTCGGCTGGCTCCGGCTCGTCGGCCTCCTCGAGGCGGTCAGCTGGGTCGGGCTGTTGCTGGGGATGTACTTCAAGTACCTCGGCAGCCCGCGCACCGAGGTGGGTGTGAAGGTCTTCGGTCCGGTCCACGGCGGCGTGTTCGTCGCGTTCCTCGTGGCGGCCGTCGTCGCGGGCCTCGCCCTCAGGTGGGGGATCGGCACATGGTTGCTGGCGCTGCTGGCCAGCATCGTGCCGCTGGGTACTGTGATCTTCCTCATATGGGCCGAGCGCTCCGACCGGATGAGTGGCGTCGTCACCGTCTCGGCCACGGGTCGGCCGGGCCGCCCCGCAACCGAAACGACGTGA
- the nucS gene encoding endonuclease NucS yields the protein MRLVIAQCTVDYIGRLTAHLPSARRLLLFKADGSVSVHADDRAYKPLNWMSPPCRLIEEAGDAHPVWVVENKAGEQLRITVEEIEHDSSHELGVDPGLVKDGVEAHLQKLLAEHVELLGAGYTLVRREYMTAIGPVDLLCRDEAGRSVAVEIKRRGEIDGVEQLTRYLELLNRDSLLAPVAGVFAAQQIKPQARTLATDRGIRCLILDYDRMRGMDSDEFRLF from the coding sequence GTGCGTCTCGTCATCGCCCAGTGCACGGTCGATTACATCGGTCGACTGACCGCCCATCTGCCCTCTGCCCGCCGACTGCTGTTGTTCAAGGCCGACGGTTCGGTCTCGGTGCACGCTGACGACCGGGCCTACAAACCACTGAACTGGATGAGCCCGCCGTGCCGCCTCATCGAGGAGGCGGGCGACGCCCACCCGGTGTGGGTCGTGGAGAACAAGGCCGGCGAACAGCTCCGGATCACCGTCGAGGAGATCGAGCACGACTCCAGCCACGAACTCGGGGTGGACCCCGGGCTGGTCAAGGACGGCGTCGAGGCGCACCTGCAGAAGCTGCTGGCCGAGCACGTCGAGTTGCTCGGCGCCGGCTACACGCTGGTGCGCCGCGAGTACATGACCGCGATCGGACCGGTGGACCTGCTGTGCCGCGACGAAGCCGGACGCTCGGTGGCCGTGGAGATCAAACGGCGCGGGGAGATCGACGGGGTCGAACAACTCACCCGCTATCTGGAGCTGCTCAACCGCGACTCCCTGCTGGCGCCGGTCGCCGGTGTGTTCGCCGCCCAGCAGATCAAACCGCAGGCGCGCACGTTGGCGACCGACCGTGGGATTCGTTGCCTGATACTCGATTACGACCGGATGCGCGGTATGGACAGCGACGAGTTCCGGCTGTTCTGA
- a CDS encoding DNA-3-methyladenine glycosylase 2 family protein has product MYDDFDRCYRAVQSKDARFDGWFVTAVLTTGIYCRPSCPVRPPFARNVRFYPTAAAAQSAGFRACKRCRPDASPGSPEWNVRGDVAARAMRLIADGTVDRDGVTGLAERLGYTTRQVQRILQAEVGANPLALARAQRAQTARVLIETTDLPFSDVAFAAGFASIRQFNETVRATFDLAPTALRERARRRFGAAEAGAGTLALRLPLRQPFAHDGVFGHLAASAVPGVEEFRDGAFRRTLRLSRGHGIVSLTPHDDHVACLLHLDDLRDLSSAIARCRRLLDLDADPEAVVDVLSADPELAPLVTKAPGQRIPRTVDEAELAVRVVLGQQVSLKAARTHAARLAVHYGRPITDPHGGLTHVFPTVEELADIDPEHLAVPASRQRTAMALVASMASGDVRLDPGSDWLEARERLSALPGIGPWTAEVIAMRGLGDPDAFPVTDLGVLTAARHLGLPDDPRALTAHSGRWRPWRAYATQHLWTALDHPVNDWPPKEVRQ; this is encoded by the coding sequence ATGTACGACGATTTCGACCGCTGCTACCGGGCCGTGCAGTCCAAGGACGCCCGGTTCGACGGTTGGTTCGTCACCGCCGTGCTCACCACCGGGATCTATTGCCGCCCCAGCTGCCCCGTGCGGCCACCGTTCGCGCGCAACGTGCGCTTCTACCCCACGGCCGCGGCCGCGCAGTCGGCCGGCTTCCGCGCCTGCAAACGGTGCCGGCCCGACGCCTCGCCGGGCTCCCCCGAATGGAACGTGCGCGGCGATGTCGCCGCGCGAGCGATGCGTCTCATCGCCGACGGCACGGTGGACCGCGACGGTGTCACCGGCCTGGCCGAGCGCCTGGGGTACACGACCCGACAGGTGCAACGCATCCTGCAGGCCGAGGTCGGCGCCAACCCGCTGGCACTGGCCCGCGCGCAGCGCGCACAGACCGCGCGGGTGCTCATCGAGACCACCGACCTGCCGTTCTCCGACGTCGCATTCGCGGCGGGGTTTGCGAGCATCCGGCAGTTCAACGAGACGGTGCGCGCCACCTTCGATCTAGCACCAACGGCGCTGCGCGAGCGGGCCCGACGCCGATTCGGCGCGGCCGAAGCGGGCGCCGGCACGCTGGCGCTGCGCCTTCCGCTGCGCCAGCCGTTCGCGCATGATGGCGTGTTCGGCCACCTGGCGGCCAGCGCGGTTCCGGGTGTCGAGGAATTCCGCGACGGCGCCTTCCGCCGGACACTCCGGCTCTCGCGCGGCCACGGCATCGTGAGCCTCACGCCGCACGACGACCACGTCGCCTGCCTGCTCCACCTCGACGATCTGCGGGACCTCTCCAGCGCGATCGCCCGATGCCGGCGGCTGCTGGACCTCGACGCCGACCCAGAGGCCGTCGTCGACGTGCTCAGCGCCGACCCGGAACTCGCCCCGCTGGTGACCAAGGCACCCGGACAACGCATTCCGCGCACCGTCGACGAGGCCGAACTCGCCGTGCGCGTCGTCCTCGGCCAACAGGTGTCGCTGAAGGCCGCCCGGACCCACGCCGCACGGCTCGCGGTTCACTACGGCCGGCCCATCACCGACCCACACGGTGGCCTGACGCACGTGTTCCCCACCGTCGAGGAACTCGCCGACATCGACCCCGAACATCTCGCGGTCCCAGCCAGCCGGCAACGCACGGCGATGGCGCTTGTGGCGTCGATGGCATCCGGTGACGTGCGGCTCGATCCTGGATCTGATTGGCTCGAGGCACGGGAGCGGCTCAGCGCACTGCCGGGTATCGGGCCCTGGACCGCGGAGGTGATCGCGATGCGCGGCCTCGGCGATCCCGACGCTTTCCCCGTCACGGATCTGGGCGTACTGACCGCCGCCCGCCACCTGGGTCTGCCGGACGATCCGCGAGCCCTGACCGCACACAGCGGGCGATGGCGACCATGGCGGGCTTACGCGACGCAGCATCTGTGGACGGCGCTCGACCATCCCGTCAACGACTGGCCACCGAAGGAGGTCCGGCAGTGA
- a CDS encoding fatty acyl-AMP ligase, producing the protein MSGGPGQVVQEGLLKIEDCLDAEGNIVLPPGVTLISLIDRNIASVGDAVAYRYLDHTGTDDVRTVELTWTELGVRLRAIGARLQQLTCRGDRVAILAPQGLDYVTGFFAAIKAGTIAVPLFAPELQGHAERLHTALGDARPAVVLTTTTAAGAVESFLDDLTDMPRPEVVLVDEIPDSAGETFEDKPIDVDDVSHLQYTSGATRPPVGVEITHRAVGTNLLQMILSIDLLDRNTHGVSWLPLFHDMGLSMIGFPAVYGGHSTLMSPTAFLRRPQRWIRALADGSRHGRVVTAAPNFAYEWAAQRGLPEPGEDIDLSNVVLIIGSEPVSIEAIDTFDAAFAPHGLPATAFKPSYGIAEATLFVSTIAPAARASVVHLDREQLTSGRAVRVPADAESAVAQVSCGQVARSQWAVIVDPDTGDELPDGHVGEIWLHGENIGRGYWGRPDDTRATFCAELRSRLGAAGHADGVAVDARWLKTCDLGTYLDGELYVTGRLADLVVIDGRQHYPQDIEATTAKASPLVRAGHATAFTVPADDGEHLVIIAERASGSRRTDPAPAIDAIRAAVRQRHGLEVAEMRFVPAGAIPRTTSGKLARGACRGEYLDGTLRGV; encoded by the coding sequence ATGAGTGGCGGTCCGGGACAGGTGGTTCAGGAAGGTCTGCTGAAGATCGAGGACTGCCTGGACGCCGAGGGCAACATCGTGCTGCCGCCGGGTGTCACGCTCATCTCGTTGATCGACCGGAACATCGCCAGTGTCGGTGACGCGGTGGCGTATCGCTACCTCGACCACACCGGCACGGACGATGTGCGCACCGTCGAACTCACCTGGACCGAACTCGGTGTGCGGCTACGGGCGATCGGTGCGCGGTTGCAGCAGCTCACCTGCCGCGGGGACCGCGTGGCGATCCTCGCACCCCAGGGCCTCGACTACGTCACCGGCTTCTTCGCGGCGATCAAGGCGGGCACGATCGCGGTGCCGCTGTTCGCTCCCGAACTGCAGGGCCACGCCGAACGCCTCCACACCGCACTCGGCGACGCCCGCCCCGCCGTCGTGCTCACGACCACCACCGCGGCCGGCGCCGTCGAGAGCTTCCTCGACGACCTGACGGATATGCCGAGGCCGGAGGTCGTTCTCGTCGACGAGATCCCGGATTCCGCCGGAGAGACGTTCGAGGACAAGCCGATCGACGTCGACGACGTCTCGCATCTGCAGTACACCTCCGGTGCCACCCGGCCCCCGGTCGGCGTGGAGATCACCCACCGTGCGGTCGGCACCAATCTGTTGCAGATGATCCTGTCGATCGACCTGCTGGACCGAAACACCCACGGCGTCAGCTGGTTACCGCTCTTCCACGATATGGGCCTTTCGATGATCGGCTTCCCGGCCGTCTACGGCGGGCACTCCACGCTGATGTCGCCGACGGCGTTCCTGCGCCGCCCGCAGCGGTGGATCCGCGCGCTGGCCGACGGATCCCGCCACGGGCGCGTCGTCACCGCCGCCCCCAACTTCGCCTACGAGTGGGCCGCGCAGCGCGGACTGCCCGAGCCGGGGGAGGACATCGACCTGAGCAACGTGGTCCTGATCATCGGCTCCGAACCGGTGAGCATCGAGGCCATCGACACCTTCGACGCGGCGTTCGCTCCGCACGGTCTGCCGGCGACGGCGTTCAAACCGTCCTACGGCATCGCCGAGGCGACGCTGTTCGTGTCGACCATCGCCCCCGCCGCGCGGGCATCGGTCGTCCACCTCGACCGCGAACAGCTGACGTCCGGGCGGGCGGTGCGTGTTCCCGCCGACGCGGAAAGCGCTGTGGCACAGGTGTCCTGCGGTCAGGTCGCACGCAGTCAGTGGGCAGTGATCGTCGACCCCGACACCGGTGACGAACTGCCCGACGGGCACGTCGGGGAGATCTGGCTGCACGGCGAGAACATCGGCCGCGGTTACTGGGGACGGCCCGACGACACGCGCGCGACCTTCTGTGCCGAACTGAGATCCCGGCTCGGCGCCGCAGGCCATGCCGACGGGGTGGCAGTCGATGCGCGCTGGCTGAAAACGTGTGACTTGGGGACCTACCTCGACGGCGAGCTGTACGTCACCGGACGCCTTGCGGATCTGGTGGTGATCGACGGCCGTCAGCACTACCCGCAGGACATCGAGGCGACGACGGCGAAGGCCTCACCGCTGGTCCGCGCCGGCCACGCCACCGCGTTCACCGTGCCCGCCGACGACGGCGAGCACCTGGTGATCATCGCCGAGCGGGCGTCGGGGTCCCGCCGCACCGACCCGGCCCCCGCGATCGACGCGATCCGCGCCGCGGTCCGGCAGCGCCACGGGCTGGAGGTCGCCGAGATGCGCTTCGTCCCCGCCGGCGCGATCCCGCGGACCACGAGCGGCAAGCTGGCCCGCGGGGCATGCCGCGGCGAGTATCTGGACGGAACGCTGCGCGGCGTCTGA
- a CDS encoding acetyl-CoA C-acetyltransferase, producing the protein MTTSVIVAGARTPVGKLMGSLKDFSGSDLGAIAIKAALEKAGVAASAVEYVIMGQVLTAGAGQMPARQSAVGAGIPWDVPALTINKMCLSGIDAIALADQLIRAGEFDVVVAGGQESMSQAPHLLMNSRSGYKYGDVTAVDHLAYDGLHDVFTDQPMGALTEQRNDVDQFTRTQQDEYAAQSHQRAAAAWKDGVFADEVVPVSIPQRKGDPLEFGEDEGIRANTTADSLGGLKPAFRKDGTITAGSASQISDGAAAVVVMNKAKAEELGLDWLCEIGAHGVVAGPDSTLQSQPSNAVKKAIAKEGIGVDQLDVIELNEAFAAVALASTQELGVDPDKVNVNGGAIAIGHPIGMSGARITLHAALELARKGSGYAVAALCGAGGQGDALILRRP; encoded by the coding sequence ATGACGACGTCTGTGATCGTTGCTGGAGCCCGTACGCCGGTCGGCAAGCTGATGGGTTCGCTGAAGGACTTCTCGGGCAGCGATCTCGGCGCCATCGCCATCAAGGCCGCGCTGGAGAAGGCGGGCGTGGCCGCATCAGCGGTCGAGTACGTGATCATGGGCCAGGTGCTCACCGCAGGCGCCGGGCAGATGCCTGCCCGCCAGTCCGCGGTGGGCGCGGGCATCCCGTGGGACGTGCCCGCGCTGACCATCAACAAGATGTGCCTCTCCGGTATCGACGCGATCGCGCTGGCCGACCAATTGATCCGCGCCGGTGAGTTCGACGTGGTGGTGGCCGGCGGCCAGGAGTCGATGAGCCAGGCGCCGCACCTGCTGATGAACAGCCGCTCGGGATACAAGTACGGCGACGTCACCGCGGTCGACCACCTGGCCTACGACGGCCTGCACGACGTCTTCACCGATCAGCCGATGGGTGCGCTCACCGAACAGCGCAACGACGTCGACCAGTTCACCCGCACGCAGCAGGACGAGTACGCGGCGCAGTCCCATCAGCGGGCCGCCGCGGCGTGGAAGGACGGGGTGTTCGCCGACGAGGTGGTGCCGGTGTCGATCCCGCAGCGCAAGGGCGATCCGCTCGAGTTCGGCGAGGACGAGGGGATCCGGGCCAACACCACGGCCGATTCGCTGGGCGGGCTGAAGCCGGCGTTCCGCAAGGACGGCACCATCACCGCCGGTTCGGCGTCGCAGATCTCCGACGGTGCCGCCGCGGTGGTCGTGATGAACAAGGCCAAGGCCGAGGAGCTGGGACTGGACTGGCTGTGCGAGATCGGGGCGCACGGTGTGGTCGCCGGGCCCGATTCGACCCTGCAGTCCCAGCCGTCGAACGCCGTCAAGAAGGCGATCGCCAAGGAGGGCATCGGCGTCGACCAGCTCGACGTCATCGAGTTGAACGAGGCCTTCGCCGCCGTCGCTCTGGCCTCCACCCAGGAGCTCGGTGTGGATCCGGACAAGGTCAATGTCAACGGCGGCGCCATCGCGATCGGGCACCCGATCGGCATGTCGGGCGCCCGCATCACGCTGCACGCGGCGCTCGAGCTGGCGCGCAAGGGTTCGGGCTACGCCGTGGCGGCGCTGTGCGGAGCGGGCGGTCAGGGCGACGCGCTGATCCTGCGGCGCCCCTGA
- a CDS encoding adenylate/guanylate cyclase domain-containing protein produces the protein MNATTTARKSVPQRLGLLLEKVTRQSGRLPDTPDYGSWLLGKPEESQYRRRIRIQVILTFFILFTNILGIGVSLLLNAVAIPVPSVFSDAPAWLTWGVVPAYMVVALAFGTAWITSHTVRSLRWAIEERPPTRTDQRNVFRAPWRVAKMLLLFWGVGTALLTVLYGLQNSAFIPRFLFAVGFPGIVVATACYLITEFSLRPFAAQALEAGRPPRRFAHGVMGRTMTVWLLSSGVPVLGILLLAVFSLSMQNLSTTQFGVAVAIIALVALLFGLILMWLLSWLIATPVRVVRAALKNVERGDFDCQLVVFDGTELGELQRGFNKMVEGLRERERVRDLFGRHVGREVALAAEKEQIELGGEERHAAVVFVDIIGSTRMVTSRPAAEIVELLNRFFAVIVDEVDRHHGLVNKFEGDAVLAVFGAPVALENAEDEALSAARAIATRLADEVPECQAGIGVAAGTVVAGNVGAKERFEYTVIGEPVHAAARLCELAKTTPDRLVASSDTVDNATDAERPHWRVGDSVTLRGHDEPTRLALPA, from the coding sequence ATGAACGCGACGACAACCGCCAGGAAAAGCGTTCCACAGCGTCTGGGCCTGCTCCTGGAGAAGGTGACCAGGCAGAGCGGGCGGCTGCCGGACACGCCCGATTACGGCTCCTGGCTGTTGGGAAAGCCCGAAGAAAGCCAGTATCGCCGACGCATTCGCATCCAGGTCATCCTCACGTTCTTCATCCTGTTCACCAACATCCTGGGCATCGGAGTCTCTCTGCTGCTCAACGCCGTTGCCATCCCTGTGCCGAGCGTCTTCTCCGACGCGCCGGCGTGGTTGACCTGGGGCGTGGTCCCCGCGTACATGGTGGTTGCGCTGGCATTCGGCACGGCGTGGATCACCTCACATACGGTCCGCTCGTTGCGGTGGGCCATCGAAGAGCGCCCTCCCACCCGGACCGACCAGCGCAACGTGTTCCGAGCGCCGTGGCGGGTCGCGAAGATGCTGCTTCTCTTCTGGGGCGTCGGTACCGCGCTTCTGACGGTGCTGTACGGCCTGCAGAATTCGGCGTTCATCCCGCGGTTCCTGTTCGCCGTGGGTTTCCCCGGCATCGTGGTGGCCACTGCCTGCTACCTCATCACCGAATTCTCGCTGCGCCCGTTTGCCGCCCAGGCGCTCGAAGCCGGCCGCCCCCCACGCCGGTTCGCGCACGGGGTCATGGGCCGCACCATGACCGTGTGGCTGCTCAGCTCCGGTGTGCCCGTGCTCGGCATCCTTCTGCTCGCCGTGTTCTCGCTCTCGATGCAGAATCTGAGCACCACTCAGTTCGGTGTCGCCGTGGCGATCATCGCGCTGGTGGCGCTGCTGTTCGGGCTGATCCTCATGTGGCTGTTGTCCTGGCTCATCGCGACGCCGGTGCGAGTGGTGCGCGCCGCGCTCAAGAACGTCGAACGGGGCGACTTCGACTGTCAGCTGGTCGTTTTCGACGGCACCGAGCTCGGCGAGCTGCAACGAGGTTTCAACAAGATGGTCGAGGGCCTGCGCGAACGCGAAAGGGTGCGCGACCTGTTCGGCCGCCATGTCGGCCGGGAGGTCGCCCTGGCGGCCGAGAAGGAGCAGATCGAGCTGGGCGGCGAGGAACGCCATGCCGCAGTGGTTTTCGTCGACATCATCGGATCGACGCGGATGGTCACAAGTCGGCCGGCCGCGGAGATCGTCGAACTGCTCAATCGCTTCTTCGCGGTGATCGTCGACGAGGTGGATCGCCATCACGGCCTGGTGAACAAGTTCGAAGGTGACGCCGTGCTGGCGGTATTCGGCGCTCCGGTCGCTCTCGAGAACGCCGAGGACGAGGCGCTGTCCGCGGCGCGGGCCATCGCCACGAGACTGGCCGATGAGGTACCCGAATGCCAGGCAGGCATCGGTGTCGCCGCCGGCACGGTGGTCGCGGGCAACGTCGGCGCCAAGGAACGCTTCGAGTACACGGTCATCGGCGAGCCCGTCCACGCAGCCGCCAGGCTCTGTGAGCTGGCGAAGACCACGCCGGACCGGCTGGTCGCGTCGTCTGACACCGTCGACAACGCCACCGACGCCGAGCGGCCCCACTGGAGGGTGGGCGACTCGGTGACCCTGCGCGGCCACGACGAGCCCACCCGGTTGGCCCTGCCGGCCTGA
- a CDS encoding tetratricopeptide repeat protein, translating to MTRPRPPIGPALAGAVDLSALKQRPAPDAAASGAGGPGGVEITEANLEAEVLVRSSQMPVVVLLWSPRSDSSVALGQTLAELANTDAGTWSLATVNVDTTPRVAQMFGVQAVPTVVALAGGQPVSSFQGPQPADQLRRWIDSLLDATVGKLAGSGDPDQPEQVDPEVAQARAYLDEGDFDAALNAYQAILDAQPDHTEAKGAVRQIVFLQRATTQRPDAVDLADAAPDDVDAAFAAADVEILQQHVEPAFDRLIALVKRTAGDDRTRVRTRLIELFDLFDPADPEVIAGRRKLANALY from the coding sequence GTGACACGTCCACGACCTCCCATCGGGCCGGCATTGGCCGGTGCGGTTGATCTGTCCGCGCTCAAGCAACGCCCCGCCCCCGATGCGGCCGCATCCGGCGCGGGCGGTCCCGGCGGGGTGGAGATCACCGAGGCCAATCTCGAAGCCGAGGTGCTCGTCCGCTCCAGCCAGATGCCCGTCGTGGTGCTGCTGTGGTCCCCCCGCAGCGACTCCAGCGTGGCGCTCGGCCAGACGCTTGCCGAGTTGGCGAATACCGACGCCGGCACGTGGTCGCTCGCGACGGTCAACGTCGACACCACCCCGCGGGTGGCGCAGATGTTCGGCGTGCAGGCGGTGCCGACGGTCGTCGCCCTCGCAGGCGGACAGCCGGTCTCGAGTTTCCAGGGCCCCCAGCCGGCCGATCAGCTGCGGCGCTGGATCGACTCACTGCTCGACGCGACCGTGGGCAAGCTCGCCGGCTCCGGCGATCCCGATCAGCCCGAACAGGTGGACCCCGAGGTCGCGCAGGCGCGCGCCTACCTCGACGAAGGTGACTTCGACGCCGCGTTGAACGCCTATCAGGCGATCCTCGACGCCCAGCCCGACCACACCGAGGCCAAGGGTGCGGTGCGGCAGATCGTGTTCCTGCAGCGTGCGACGACGCAGCGACCGGACGCCGTGGACCTGGCCGACGCCGCACCGGACGACGTCGACGCCGCCTTCGCCGCGGCGGACGTCGAAATCCTGCAGCAGCACGTCGAACCCGCCTTCGATCGGCTCATCGCGCTGGTCAAGCGGACCGCCGGCGACGACCGCACGCGGGTGCGCACCCGGCTCATCGAACTGTTCGACCTCTTCGACCCGGCCGACCCCGAGGTGATCGCGGGCCGTCGCAAGCTCGCCAACGCCCTGTACTGA
- a CDS encoding cellulase family glycosylhydrolase, whose product MHRRDILKIPLYFAAAAALTKSPLVSAQTARWSADRANAWYSQQGWLLGANYVTSNAVNQLEMFQAETFDPRRIDGELSVAKRIGMNTMRVFLHDQLWAADRAGFSRRLSQFVAIAASHNIKPLFVLFDSCWDPLPRAGRQRAPIPGVHNSGWVQSPGAHRLQDPAYTRVLQSYVTGVVGLFRNDPRVLGWDVWNEPDNPAKDYRKVEHEDKQKLVAAFLPHVFQWVRAVGPIQPLTSGVWQGHWRNPGSRSTVCSLQLEHSDVISFHSYGDPDEFEARIDELTPLGRPILCTEYLARNLGSTVQGILPVAKRRNVAAYNWGFVAGRTQTYLPWDSWKQPHETLPETWFSDLIHPDGRAHDDDEISFIRQLAGTPRGT is encoded by the coding sequence GTGCACCGGCGAGACATCCTCAAGATTCCGCTGTACTTCGCAGCAGCCGCGGCACTGACCAAGTCGCCCCTCGTCTCTGCGCAGACAGCTCGGTGGTCTGCTGACCGCGCCAACGCCTGGTATTCGCAACAGGGCTGGCTGCTCGGCGCCAACTACGTCACGTCGAACGCCGTGAACCAGCTCGAGATGTTTCAGGCGGAGACATTTGATCCGCGTCGCATCGACGGTGAGCTCAGCGTGGCCAAGCGAATCGGGATGAACACGATGCGAGTGTTTCTCCACGATCAATTGTGGGCCGCCGACCGGGCGGGTTTCAGCCGCCGGCTTTCGCAGTTCGTCGCCATCGCGGCGAGCCACAACATCAAGCCGCTGTTCGTCCTCTTCGACTCCTGCTGGGACCCCTTGCCTCGAGCCGGCCGTCAGCGAGCACCTATACCGGGCGTACACAACTCCGGATGGGTGCAGAGCCCGGGAGCCCATCGTCTGCAGGATCCGGCCTACACCCGCGTGCTGCAGAGCTACGTCACTGGGGTGGTGGGCCTCTTCCGCAACGATCCGCGCGTCCTCGGGTGGGACGTGTGGAACGAGCCGGACAATCCCGCGAAGGACTACCGCAAGGTCGAACACGAGGACAAGCAGAAACTGGTCGCCGCGTTCCTGCCGCACGTGTTCCAGTGGGTGCGCGCCGTCGGTCCCATTCAGCCGTTGACCAGTGGCGTGTGGCAGGGGCACTGGCGGAATCCCGGGAGCCGCAGCACGGTGTGCAGCCTGCAGCTCGAACACTCCGACGTCATCAGCTTTCACAGCTACGGTGATCCCGACGAGTTCGAGGCCCGCATCGACGAACTCACGCCGCTGGGTCGGCCGATCCTCTGCACCGAGTACCTGGCGCGCAACCTCGGCAGCACCGTGCAGGGCATCCTGCCGGTCGCCAAGAGGCGCAACGTCGCGGCCTACAACTGGGGCTTCGTCGCCGGGCGGACACAGACGTACCTGCCGTGGGATTCGTGGAAGCAGCCTCACGAAACGCTTCCCGAGACGTGGTTCAGCGATCTGATCCACCCCGACGGGCGGGCCCACGACGACGATGAGATCAGCTTCATCCGACAGCTCGCAGGAACACCTCGCGGAACCTGA
- a CDS encoding ArsR/SmtB family transcription factor, whose translation MTVIDEDRADALFHALADSTRRDIMRRVLAGEHSVSALALKYEVSFAAVQKHVAVLEKAGLLTKRRRGREQLASGDVAAVRSVAAMLTELEQIWRGRIARIDELLATDPPKED comes from the coding sequence GTGACCGTGATCGACGAGGACCGGGCGGACGCCCTGTTCCACGCACTCGCCGACTCCACCCGGCGCGACATCATGCGCCGGGTGCTCGCCGGGGAGCACTCGGTCTCCGCCCTCGCGCTCAAATACGAGGTGAGCTTCGCCGCGGTGCAGAAGCATGTCGCCGTACTCGAGAAAGCCGGGTTACTCACCAAGCGGCGCCGCGGTCGTGAGCAGTTGGCCAGCGGTGACGTGGCGGCGGTGCGGTCGGTGGCGGCCATGCTCACTGAGCTGGAACAGATCTGGCGTGGCCGCATCGCCCGCATCGACGAACTTCTCGCAACCGATCCGCCCAAGGAGGACTGA